A part of Paenibacillus sp. IHBB 10380 genomic DNA contains:
- a CDS encoding RNA-binding S4 domain-containing protein produces the protein MRIDKFLKVSRLIKRRTVAKDISDQGRVLINGRESKPSSAVKVGDEITVQFGQKLVTVRVERLAESTRKEEATSLYSLVKEEPIAKETGLDW, from the coding sequence ATGCGTATCGATAAATTTCTTAAAGTATCAAGATTAATTAAGCGGCGCACAGTGGCAAAGGATATTTCAGATCAAGGTCGGGTCCTAATCAATGGTCGGGAGTCGAAGCCTAGTAGCGCGGTTAAGGTGGGCGATGAAATAACAGTCCAGTTTGGCCAGAAGCTAGTAACGGTTCGTGTAGAGCGTCTTGCTGAGAGCACACGCAAAGAAGAGGCTACAAGCCTTTATAGCTTAGTTAAAGAAGAACCGATTGCGAAGGAAACGGGTCTTGATTGGTAG
- a CDS encoding HU family DNA-binding protein: MNKTDLVNNISSKSGLTKKDVESVLNGFLGEITDALVAGDKVQLIGFGTFETRKRAARAGRNPQTGNTIEIPESNVPAFKAGNKLKEAVK; the protein is encoded by the coding sequence ATGAACAAGACAGACTTAGTCAACAATATTTCAAGCAAAAGCGGGTTGACCAAAAAAGATGTTGAGTCCGTATTGAATGGTTTTCTTGGAGAAATTACGGATGCTTTAGTAGCCGGTGATAAAGTACAATTGATCGGTTTTGGTACTTTCGAGACTCGTAAACGTGCGGCACGTGCAGGTCGCAATCCACAAACAGGAAACACCATTGAAATTCCTGAATCCAATGTGCCAGCCTTTAAGGCAGGTAACAAGCTTAAAGAAGCCGTAAAATAA
- the yabP gene encoding sporulation protein YabP: protein MIEQGKSKVHDLHMQNRRQLHMTGVQNVESFDSEEFLLQTELGHLTIKGQNLHIKNLSLEEGVLSIEGLVHSLVYLDPGTHGKNKGMFGKLFK, encoded by the coding sequence ATGATCGAGCAAGGAAAAAGTAAGGTACATGATCTTCATATGCAGAACCGTAGACAACTTCATATGACTGGAGTCCAGAATGTAGAGAGTTTCGACAGCGAGGAGTTTCTACTACAGACAGAGCTAGGCCATTTAACGATTAAAGGTCAGAATTTACATATTAAAAATCTCAGTTTAGAGGAGGGTGTTCTGTCTATTGAGGGACTCGTTCACTCCCTTGTGTATTTAGACCCCGGAACACATGGTAAGAATAAGGGAATGTTCGGCAAGCTATTCAAATGA